One window from the genome of Clostridia bacterium encodes:
- a CDS encoding enoyl-CoA hydratase/isomerase, with translation MNYQNIKVRFQESICFIQFYRPEANNTINDGLIEECHQVLDLCGEAVTIVVLEGLPEVFCFGADFREVRSGMTSEQQSLYSPEPLYDLWLKLATGPYITISHVRGKVNAGGVGFVAASDIVIADGTAQFSLSELLFGLFPACVLPFLVRRIGFQKANYLTLTTQTLTADQAFSWGLADAFDERSEALLHRHLLRLKRLSKTAVMRYKHYMNRVDDLLSQAKELAISANREVFSDPRNLEGIYRYIEKGKFPWEA, from the coding sequence ATGAATTATCAGAATATAAAGGTTCGTTTTCAGGAATCAATTTGTTTTATCCAGTTTTATCGCCCGGAAGCCAATAATACAATAAACGACGGTTTGATTGAAGAATGCCATCAGGTATTGGACTTATGCGGAGAGGCAGTCACTATTGTGGTATTAGAGGGTTTACCGGAGGTCTTTTGTTTTGGGGCAGATTTCCGGGAGGTTCGCTCCGGAATGACCAGTGAGCAACAAAGTCTTTACAGCCCTGAGCCCTTGTATGATTTGTGGCTGAAATTGGCAACAGGGCCGTACATAACGATTTCTCACGTCCGTGGGAAGGTAAATGCGGGAGGGGTGGGCTTCGTTGCAGCCAGTGATATTGTCATTGCCGATGGGACAGCGCAATTCAGCTTGTCTGAATTATTATTCGGTCTTTTCCCTGCTTGCGTCCTGCCTTTTTTGGTCCGCAGGATAGGTTTCCAAAAAGCCAATTACTTAACGCTGACAACTCAGACACTAACTGCAGACCAAGCTTTTTCATGGGGCCTGGCGGATGCTTTTGATGAACGGAGTGAGGCCTTGCTGCACAGACATCTGCTGCGTCTCAAACGCTTATCGAAAACGGCTGTTATGCGGTATAAACATTATATGAACAGAGTGGATGATTTGTTGTCTCAAGCTAAAGAATTGGCCATTTCAGCCAACAGGGAGGTTTTTTCTGACCCTCGTAACCTTGAGGGAATCTATCGGTATATAGAAAAAGGCAAGTTTCCCTGGGAAGCCTGA